The genomic stretch ATGAGATGTCGATGGCCTCGGCGGGTTTGCTGACCTTCGTGGCGTTGTGATCTGAGATGGCCAATCCGTGGAGGGGAGACGTGGCGCTGACCATCAACGGTCAGCGGCATGTGATGCGCCTGACCCTGGGTGCGCTGGCGTCGCTTGAGGCGGCGCTGGAGGCCGGATCGCTGGTGGGGCTGGTTGAGCGGTTCGAAAGCGGTGCGTTCTCGACCCGTGATGTGCTGGTGCTGCTGGGCGCGGGGCTGGAAGGCGGTGGCTGTGATTTGTCGCCTGCGGCGTTGGCGCAGGCAGAGATTGACGGCGGGCCGATGGCCGCGGCGCGGGCCGCCGCCGAGTTGCTGGCGCGTGCCTTTGTGGTGCCAGAGGCATGAATCAGGCGATGGACTGGCAAGGCTTGATGCGGGCGGGAATGCACGGATTGGGGCTGGCCCCGGATGTGTTCTGGAGCCTGACCCCTGCCGAGTTGCGGATGATGCTGGGCGATACGGGCGGTGGCGGGCCGCTGTTGAATGACGGGCTGGCGGCGTTGATGGCGGCCTATCCCGACCGAACCGACGAGGGAACGATATGAGCGAATACGAAGACAGGATCGAAGAGCTGGATGCCAGTGCGGATGCGCTGTCGGACAGTTTGGGTCAGGCCTCGGTCATGGTGACGGGGTTTGACAGCGAGCTGCGCCGGATGCGCACGTCGTTGGCGGCCACGGGGCAGGATGTGCAGGTGCTGGAGCGCGGGCTGAGCCGGGGCCTGCGGCGTGCGTTTGACGGGGTGGTGTTCGACGGCATGAAGCTGTCTGACGCGCTGCAAACCGTTGCGCAGTCGATGATCAGCGCAACCTATAACGCTGCGATGAAGCCGGTGACGAACCATTTTGGCGGCTTGCTGGCGCAGGGGGTGAACGGGTTGGTGCAGGGCATTCTGCCCTTTGCCGACGGGGCGTCGTTCAGTCAGGGCCGTGTGATGCCCTTTGCCAGTGGCGGGATTGTCAGCAGTGCCACACCGTTCGGAATGCGCGGGGGCATGGGACTGATGGGCGAAGCAGGGCCCGAAGCCATCATGCCGCTGGCACGCGGGGCCGATGGCAAGCTGGGGGTGCGCAGTGGAGGGGCGGCTGCGCCGACCGTCATCATGAACATCACCACGCCGGATGTGCAGGGGTTCCAGCGCAGCCAGAACCAGATCGCGGCCAAGATGGGCCGTGCTTTGGGCCGTGGCAACCGCAACCGCTGAGGAGGGGTAGAGATGAATTTTCACGAGGTAAGATTTCCGGCATCGCTCAGCTTTGGCTCGCTTGGCGGGCCGGAGCGACGCACCGAGATTGTGACGCTGGCCAACGGGTATGAGGAACGCAACACCCCCTGGGCACATTCGCGCAGGCGCTATGATGCGGGGCTGGGGATGCGGT from Pseudosulfitobacter sp. DSM 107133 encodes the following:
- a CDS encoding gene transfer agent family protein is translated as MANPWRGDVALTINGQRHVMRLTLGALASLEAALEAGSLVGLVERFESGAFSTRDVLVLLGAGLEGGGCDLSPAALAQAEIDGGPMAAARAAAELLARAFVVPEA
- a CDS encoding rcc01693 family protein, whose translation is MNQAMDWQGLMRAGMHGLGLAPDVFWSLTPAELRMMLGDTGGGGPLLNDGLAALMAAYPDRTDEGTI
- a CDS encoding phage tail tape measure protein, producing MSEYEDRIEELDASADALSDSLGQASVMVTGFDSELRRMRTSLAATGQDVQVLERGLSRGLRRAFDGVVFDGMKLSDALQTVAQSMISATYNAAMKPVTNHFGGLLAQGVNGLVQGILPFADGASFSQGRVMPFASGGIVSSATPFGMRGGMGLMGEAGPEAIMPLARGADGKLGVRSGGAAAPTVIMNITTPDVQGFQRSQNQIAAKMGRALGRGNRNR